The genomic stretch CAGCTActttgaaaatgatgaatttaagGTTAGCTTGTCAAAATAACCTATCCTTTtattaaatttcagatttcactTCACAAATTTGCTAATCTTTGTCAGttaaaattttcactaatttgtGGCAGAAAATTAGTGAACGTAACAAGCAAAATCGTGCCAAAAATGACTGCTACACTACTGTTGGCACAAAATCGCTTGCAAGAGTTGTTGAGGAAAAGGTAATCTGAAACCCAGCCATATGACTGAAAAAGGCAAATATTTCAACTACCGGAATAGCTCAGCCAGTTTTGATGTTTTAAAGTGAAGTTTGATGGAAGAAAATAGTATTATACATAATTTCCTTTAAATTTTTATTGACTCAACAGTGAGGTACTGCAAATATtcggaaaaaggaaaaaaaaagagaggaaaggtAAAGCAATTGGTTAGTTAATATAGCAAGATAAATTTCATGCCTTGTGTTTATGAGCAAGTGCACACATGTGGCTTCTGAGTGTCTTTGTTGTCGCAGATACATTCTGTTAGGCTGTTAGATCATCAAGCTAAATTTGTTCTGAATGAAGCTGACCTTGCTCTCTTGGGGTTTTTCTTTCAGCTTTCTACATGGTCTTCCTTGGCCTTCCTTTTCTCTACATACTTTTAATGCTCTTTTCTCAAATCCATGACTGGATTAGATTTAGATGCTACCAAGTATTTAGATTCTGTGTATGAAGCCTTGTAAAGTTTTGACTAATCTTTCCATCATATTCTGCTTTGTCTTGGAAATTGGATGACTCTAGCATTAGCTCTGGTTGTATACTAAAGCTATATACGTTGATTTGTAGCTCCCTCAATTTCATATGCCACGTCTGCTATCTGAGAAATTTGTAATCTGACAAATGCCACAGGCTTCAATTCAATCCGAGCTTTCCTATTGAATTGCACACATTTGCAGATTTAACTTCTTGTTACTTTTTGTCATATgactgaaaatgaaaaaattgaaaatttggacagaaaaggaaagaaaatgtcGAGCTTTCAGAGATAGACATGTTTGAGTTAAGTCGAAAGTCAAAGAAGTCAGGGGGGCTGGTAAATGACAAAGCAAAAGAGACCTTGGTGAGCTGTTTCACTTGGATAATGGATTTTTAAATTATTGACATCCATTCCAGCTACATAATGATCATATTTTTTACTTGCCTAGGACAAAATGAGGGAATTGCAGGCTACAACTTCAATGACTAGCAAGGAAATATGCGAGCAAGAACTTGGTTACGTACCTGGACACATCCGCGGTCGTAGTGCAACCAAGAAGCAAGCTGCTGAGGTAGAACGCTGGAGGCATGAGATTGAGGACAGCCGAAAAAGAGCAGATGAAGCAGAAAAACGAGCTGCAGAAGTAACTCAACAATTCACTGCTCAGCAAGAGTTGATTAAGACCTTGCAACAGCAACAAACAGAAACAAGAAGCCTATATGATGAGTTAGCTAACCAGCTGAAAGACTTGCGCAAATAAGCAACTTTTGTGTCAGGTATAAATAAATTGTTTGCTCTTCATAGTTATTACAATTGAGGGAAATGAATTCTGGTTCTACAAAATAGAGATTCATTTTTAATACAATTGTTTGCTCTTCATAGTTATAAACTTTGCACCCCTAAATCAATTTCAGTGTGTCTTGTAAGAATTGGTTCATGTAACactttaattttcaatttggttGGTTAATAACTCTTAAAGATACGTGTGATCTGTTCAACGtgatttgcttcttttttttttcatatttgatTTATTGACTTTTTTAGTTTAAGTTTTAGGTTTTAGCTGCATGTTGGCCGTTGGGCTATGTACTTGTAGCCCCATCCTCTATGCCTGATACGAGAAGAAACATTTGATTGTGTCATGATtcttaaataaataattttcttgATACTTTTCAGGCCTTTATTGGACG from Coffea eugenioides isolate CCC68of chromosome 8, Ceug_1.0, whole genome shotgun sequence encodes the following:
- the LOC113781260 gene encoding uncharacterized protein LOC113781260, with amino-acid sequence MFELSRKSKKSGGLVNDKAKETLDKMRELQATTSMTSKEICEQELGYVPGHIRGRSATKKQAAEVERWRHEIEDSRKRADEAEKRAAEVTQQFTAQQELIKTLQQQQTETRSLYDELANQLKDLRK